The following DNA comes from Legionella sp. PATHC032.
TCAGGCTGTGTAAGGCAGCACGATATCGCTATGCCAATAATGATATGAAGGCTCTGGAAGAACAGTTAATTGCAGCAAAAAACGCGAGATTTCGTTTGATTGCAACGGATGGCGTTTTTTCAATGGACGGTATATTGGCTAACTTACCTGCCATTTGTGAACTGGCTGACAAGTATGACGCCATGGTGATGGTTGATGATTCTCATGCTGTTGGTTTCATGGGCAAGACAGGCAGGGGAACACCAGAACATTTTGGAGTGAGTGATAGAGTTGATATTGTAACGGGTACTCTTGGCAAAGCCTTGGGAGGCGCGTCGGGAGGATATACTTCGTCAAATCAAGTCGTTATTGATTGGTTGCGTCAACGATCCAGGCCTTATCTGTTTTCCAATACATTGGCGCCCGTTATTGCACATACTTCTTGTGTGGTACTCGATAAATTGTCTGCAAATAATTCCCTTGCTGAAAAATTAAAGCGCAATAGCCATTATTTCCGTGAAGGGATGACGCAGTTAGGCTTTGAGTTAATCCCGGGAGAACACCCTATTATTCCAGTCATGTTAGGGGACGCCAGTTTGGCTGGGCGAATCGCTAATCGCTTGCTGGAACTGGGTGTTTATGTTGTAGGATTTTCCTACCCAGTGGTACCCAAAGGCTTGGCCCGGATTCGTACCCAAATGTCTGCAGCCCTCGAATTGCATCATTTGGATAAAGCCTTGAAAGCGTTTGAAAAGGTGGGTAAGGAATTTTCTGTAATCTAAAACTACATTACTCTACATTTCACAACCTGATATTTTAGGATGAATTGCGAAATGGTGGTATTACCTATTAATTTGAGGTATGACAATGAAATCATTGGTTAAAGCAAAAAAAGAGCCTGGAATTTGGATGCATGATATCCCAGTTCCTGAATATGGAGTAAACGATGTTTTAATAAAAATTAAAAAAACTGCAATTTGTGGTACAGATATCCATATTTATTCCTGGGATGAATGGGCGCAAGCGACAATTCCTGTTCCTATGACAGTAGGACATGAATTTTATGGTGAAATAGTAGAGGTTGGAAAAGAAGTTCAAGGTTTGAAAGTTGGGCAAAGAGTTTCCGGTGAAGGTCATATCACCTGTGGTTTTTGCAGAAATTGCCGTGCTGGTAAGCGCCATTTATGCCGCAACACGCTGGGAGTTGGAGTAAATAGACCAGGATGTTTTGCAGAGTATCTCGCGCTTCCTGCGACCAATGTGATTGC
Coding sequences within:
- a CDS encoding glycine C-acetyltransferase, encoding MLERFINYLQNELETLKADGLYKSERVISSQQQADVKVNEREVINLCANNYLGLANDPELITEGQAALAKYGYGMASVRFICGTQTPHKQLEQKISHFLSKEDTILYSSCFDANTGLFETLLTEEDAIISDALNHASIIDGVRLCKAARYRYANNDMKALEEQLIAAKNARFRLIATDGVFSMDGILANLPAICELADKYDAMVMVDDSHAVGFMGKTGRGTPEHFGVSDRVDIVTGTLGKALGGASGGYTSSNQVVIDWLRQRSRPYLFSNTLAPVIAHTSCVVLDKLSANNSLAEKLKRNSHYFREGMTQLGFELIPGEHPIIPVMLGDASLAGRIANRLLELGVYVVGFSYPVVPKGLARIRTQMSAALELHHLDKALKAFEKVGKEFSVI